One Phocaeicola dorei genomic region harbors:
- a CDS encoding glycoside hydrolase family 2 TIM barrel-domain containing protein, which produces MKNKKLLIAILCIFVFDLPGAANRIRQNFDFDWQFRLGENGDFREVQLPHDWSVELDFDEKAGGASGYLPGGIGWYRKSFMIPASYKNQKVSLVFDGIYHKATIFLNGKEIAYHRYGYTSFETDLTPFLKYGESNDLKIKVDHSEISRWYTGSGIYRHVWLQVTNPIHVKMWGTYVTTPEITESQATVKIVTTIENSMELPTTVIVQQRLLDGDGKIVKAEGKEVMARTTLKLDKEKTAEVVQNLLVSHPKLWDLDFPYRYTVETIIKKGGKTIDKYLTPFGIRSVKFDKDKGFFLNNKHLKLKGMCLHQDAGCLGTAVPDRAYERRLLILKEFGTNAIRCSHNPPSPEFLNYCDSIGFLVIDEAFDKWKSGYYEEFFDSSWQQDISDMVIRDRNHPSVILWSIGNELAEAKLKDDTGIERAGMLQDFVHQLDPSRLVMLALQPGFEDKFASVTDVLGYNYMEPRLIYDKKKYPERICLISESYPYYSSIREFDSRDYDEKNPWNYVMEHEYICGSFMWTGVDYIGESSGWPSKGWPSAPFDMCMSEKPRGGYFRALWNEKPFLGLYVIDYNLDEDPGKDHWQAPGMVHDWTFPYQDARVMQIQTPSNCDEVMLIDPRGKVYGPRKPRDYINNTIKWNQPYRPGKVVVIGYKDGIEVCRDSIQTSGNKAVRFTLKADREQLKADGQDLSHISLNLYDEQGIPIRIDDRQVKVTVEGNGRLMGIDSGEMRRSERFSSHTLPTYLGRAQIVVQAGRMRGQLKVKVEVEGMASQELVLLVG; this is translated from the coding sequence ATGAAAAATAAAAAGTTGCTTATTGCCATTTTGTGCATATTTGTATTTGATTTGCCGGGGGCTGCTAATCGCATTCGGCAGAATTTTGACTTTGACTGGCAGTTTAGATTAGGAGAAAATGGAGATTTTAGAGAGGTACAATTACCGCATGACTGGAGTGTGGAGTTGGATTTTGATGAAAAAGCAGGAGGAGCGAGTGGTTATTTGCCGGGTGGCATAGGTTGGTATCGCAAATCTTTTATGATTCCGGCGAGTTACAAAAATCAAAAAGTTAGTCTTGTTTTTGATGGTATTTATCATAAAGCTACTATTTTTTTGAATGGAAAGGAGATTGCTTATCATCGTTATGGATATACTTCGTTTGAAACAGATCTGACCCCTTTCCTGAAATATGGAGAGAGTAATGACTTGAAAATCAAGGTAGATCATTCAGAAATTTCTCGCTGGTATACTGGTTCCGGCATTTATCGGCATGTCTGGTTGCAAGTGACTAACCCTATTCATGTAAAAATGTGGGGAACTTATGTTACGACACCGGAGATAACTGAATCCCAGGCAACGGTCAAGATTGTCACTACTATCGAAAACTCCATGGAGTTACCGACAACAGTGATTGTCCAGCAACGCCTGTTGGATGGTGATGGAAAAATTGTAAAAGCAGAAGGTAAAGAGGTGATGGCCCGGACTACGTTGAAACTTGATAAAGAAAAAACAGCTGAAGTAGTTCAGAATTTGTTAGTCAGCCATCCTAAATTATGGGATTTGGATTTTCCCTATCGTTATACGGTGGAAACCATTATAAAAAAAGGAGGAAAGACAATTGATAAATATCTGACTCCTTTTGGAATACGTTCAGTGAAATTTGATAAAGACAAGGGTTTTTTTCTCAATAACAAACATCTTAAGCTGAAAGGCATGTGCCTTCATCAGGATGCAGGATGTTTGGGAACGGCTGTACCGGATAGGGCTTATGAACGCCGTTTGCTTATTTTAAAGGAATTTGGCACGAATGCTATCCGTTGCTCGCATAATCCTCCTTCTCCGGAATTTCTTAACTATTGTGATTCTATTGGCTTTTTGGTTATAGATGAGGCTTTTGATAAATGGAAATCGGGATATTATGAAGAATTTTTTGATTCTAGCTGGCAGCAGGATATCAGCGATATGGTAATTCGTGACCGTAATCATCCTTCTGTTATCTTGTGGAGTATAGGTAATGAGTTGGCTGAGGCAAAATTAAAAGATGATACAGGGATTGAACGTGCTGGTATGTTGCAGGATTTTGTACATCAACTGGATCCGAGCCGTCTTGTTATGCTCGCTTTGCAGCCGGGATTTGAAGATAAATTTGCTTCGGTGACAGATGTACTAGGGTATAATTATATGGAACCTCGGTTGATTTATGATAAAAAGAAATACCCGGAACGTATTTGCCTGATCAGTGAGAGCTATCCTTATTATAGTAGCATACGTGAATTTGATTCACGTGATTATGATGAGAAAAATCCATGGAATTATGTAATGGAACATGAATATATTTGTGGCTCTTTCATGTGGACCGGTGTGGATTATATTGGGGAGAGTTCAGGTTGGCCTAGTAAGGGATGGCCTTCTGCTCCGTTTGACATGTGTATGTCTGAAAAACCTAGAGGAGGATATTTTCGGGCTTTGTGGAATGAGAAGCCTTTTTTGGGACTTTATGTCATAGATTATAATTTGGATGAAGATCCGGGTAAAGACCATTGGCAAGCACCGGGAATGGTACACGATTGGACTTTTCCTTATCAGGATGCGCGTGTCATGCAGATTCAAACGCCGTCTAATTGTGACGAAGTGATGTTGATAGATCCTAGAGGAAAGGTATATGGACCTAGAAAGCCACGGGATTATATAAATAATACGATTAAATGGAATCAACCTTATCGTCCGGGTAAGGTGGTGGTGATAGGGTATAAAGATGGGATAGAAGTGTGCCGTGACAGTATACAGACTTCCGGAAATAAAGCTGTCCGTTTTACTCTGAAAGCGGATCGGGAACAGTTAAAGGCTGACGGGCAGGATTTATCTCATATCTCTTTGAATTTATATGATGAACAAGGCATCCCCATACGGATAGATGACAGACAAGTGAAAGTGACCGTGGAGGGTAACGGACGTTTGATGGGGATAGATAGTGGCGAGATGCGTCGTAGTGAACGTTTTAGCAGTCATACTTTACCCACTTATTTGGGTCGTGCCCAAATAGTAGTACAGGCAGGGCGTATGCGGGGACAGCTCAAAGTAAAAGTGGAGGTCGAAGGAATGGCATCGCAGGAACTTGTTCTGCTTGTTGGTTAG